A portion of the Cyanobacteria bacterium GSL.Bin1 genome contains these proteins:
- a CDS encoding phycobiliprotein lyase: MIDIKTFFEQSEGKWFTQRTQYNLAQNKVENGQAELTVELLSLEDGAIADLYEQVARQLSDQTATDLSHGAGARISWDADSQKGSNLILLIADDTQQQQGKLIQKTISGDSIPTVGRFTLGEDEALTLSTTAQTNSIIKERLWFAHPNLRLRTVWQENETGHQGWVMFYSEIRRITS, from the coding sequence ATGATTGATATTAAAACTTTTTTTGAACAAAGTGAAGGCAAATGGTTTACCCAACGGACTCAGTATAATCTGGCGCAAAACAAAGTCGAAAATGGTCAAGCTGAATTAACGGTCGAGTTATTGTCACTAGAAGATGGCGCGATCGCGGATCTCTATGAACAAGTAGCTCGTCAACTGAGTGATCAAACCGCAACCGATTTATCTCATGGTGCTGGGGCAAGAATTAGTTGGGATGCTGATAGCCAAAAAGGCAGTAATTTAATTCTTTTGATTGCCGATGATACACAGCAACAGCAGGGAAAACTGATTCAAAAAACAATAAGTGGTGACTCTATTCCCACTGTCGGTCGCTTTACGCTTGGAGAAGATGAAGCCTTAACGCTATCTACCACTGCTCAAACAAACAGCATTATTAAAGAACGACTGTGGTTTGCTCATCCGAACTTACGCCTGCGCACGGTTTGGCAAGAAAATGAAACCGGACATCAAGGATGGGTTATGTTTTATTCTGAAATTCGCCGCATCACAAGTTAA